In the Thunnus thynnus chromosome 24, fThuThy2.1, whole genome shotgun sequence genome, GTAAGATGTACTACAACCTGAAATCACAGCAGATCCAGGCTGCAGCAGACATCACTGTTTGAGACCTACACAGGACGCAGGGAATTACAAATGACCTGAGGGATTGTTGATTTTACCTTGTGGTTGATTCTTACATTTTGaactacagtttatttttttgaataaatctacagtacagtaactcaaaaagaacattttcccCCCTCTGTTGCAAAAATAGTCATGAAAACGAAGGTTTACACAGGGACAGAGTCACTACTGAGTTATATAATAATGAGGTCACTGGACtttgtagtgtttttgttttcttctgtgggATCACTCTAATATTCCTGTGAAGACCTGCAGTGATCGCTTTTATACCACTGTTAACACTTCAATCCACTGTGATTGGTCATCGTAAGgagtattattagtattattagttgATAGACAGCACGAGGCCACATTAATTCATCAACATCTTTGGGAGTCtggatgggttttttttccatctatgGATGTTTTTGCTCATTGTTACAgttgttatttgttataattgCTGTAATAtgattgttttatatatttactctgaaatttattattatttttcaatacAGTACTTTTTGAAGATTTGGAATAAATCACCTTGAAAAATGTCGTataaattcagatttttctATCTCAGTAAAGTTGAATTAGAGGTTATAACTATCCTACTTGATTAAACACTGTCTAAACTTCttatcagctgcagctgtccaGGAACAGTCTTGACATTCAGGTTGACGTTTACAGAAAGCTTGGCTCACATCTCTCTGTTTACTACTGCGGTTTCAACATTACGCAACCTTTGGAATCAGACTTCAGAGTGGAACTTTCCCAGAGCTCGCCCTCCCCTACAGGTGCATGTGATGTGTTTATGAATAGCAGTGATGCTCACATGTCGGAGGAGTTCTGACAGGCATGTCTCAACTCTTtgatttctctttccttttACTGCAGCAGCAGTTCAGTCGTACCTGCTGCCCTGCTGTTTTATCGTTAGATCGAGAATCTGTCGCCTGAAGgcaagcacaaaaacaaacaggtgcATCAAAATCAAAGTGGCTGTTAGTGTGTCATTTATGTATAAGAGTGGAGTGAAGGGGAGTATTTGTGTGATAATTTATATAGATCCTCTGGTATAGTTGGACCAAACAGGCATAACAAGCTTACCCTATATGAGGAGGTGGAGCATGACCTTTATCTTTGTGTCAGGACTTGTTTTGCACTACCTGTCAATGATGATTGGTTTGTTATCTCATCCATTAAAAGGTTACTTGAATATAGAATATAGAGGCCGCAGCTGTTCTAAGATGCAGTGTAGTTTATTCCCAATCAGCTTGCCTGAGTTTCCTGATTTATGTGAATGGGGGTGGATGTGAGATAAAGGtataaactgttaaatattAACCAATAACTAGCatataaacaagtaaaaagcTTACACATGGAGAAGGGTTAACCTCATTAACTCTGCTTGGATGCCAGTGTCTGCTAGTTGTCCCTCTCGTCCTTTCTTGTGGTTTTGCGGTAATCATGAAGACCATGTGTTTACATAAATATGGGGTCTCCACATGTCCATTTTGGAAATCTGCCTGGAccttttcatgaaaaaaaaaaaacactatagaGTTGCCAGACTGTGTGCTATCTTGTTCAGATGTGTTATTTGGACTGAAAAGCACTTTTACTTTAGGTGGACTGATTTCAAAAActtctgctgtttctgtatCACCATGATTGTTCCTGATGCTTTCACAAGAAACTTTGGGAGGTTTCCTTTCTGACAAGACCTTATTTATGCAAATAGTCACTGTGGTTCAGGAGCTACAGTCATTTTAATTTGGGTATGCCATTTTAGTTTTTGCTCCAAAACAGGGGTGGAGTGGAAGAGGTTTAAGACACCAGTCAATACTGTTTGGTTGATACAGCTCACATACATGTATAGTAGCACTTCCCAAACAGTGGggcacaagaagaaaaaaataaacaacccAGAACCTCTGCTGCCTTCAGTTGCTTAGTAAATATTGTAAAACGGACACTTTGTTTTCAGTCGACCTGATGTATTGATAAATATTGTGGGAAATGTTTAATTCTCCAACACctatatttttgatttattttttaaagataaatagaCGTAGAACAacgaaaaaaaaattataaaagtaaaacaaatacagtgcAGCCAACCATATATTACCCCCTTAACCCCACCCACACCAACCCTCCCCTAAAACGCCTCTGGGGCAAAACAGTATAAACTACTGGTAACAAATAGTAAGAATTCATTGCATTTTACACTTCATACTGGCAATTCATAGCAGAAAATAACCAACTAGCATAGAAACACAAGATAAGAAAAGAAAGGCAAAGgacaagaagacaaaaaacaaaacagaaacaacaattCTCTAACATCTTAACTGCCTAAACAGTGCGTTAAGAGGAGAAAGACGAGTAAtgcctaaataaataaatcttcaTACCCCAAGAAAAGCGAAACAGAGGTATTTAAACACGTTAATCAAGTCAAATCCGATTTTGCAGTGGAGCTTGAACGTCGCACCAGTTTGATAAAATGGGCTGAGACGCGCATGCGCAGTCGCAGTGTTTGCAGACTGACAGCCcgttagctgctgctgctcaccgGCAATGATACAGCAAACACGGAGATGGACGTAGCAACCACTTTTTTATCATAACAAAGACGGAAATTATTTAGACGCAACTGTCTATTGACAACAGATGGATTTATATCTTCACCAGGCTCACGTTTGTTTCGGGAAAAAGGAAGACTCCGGGTCCGAGGAGAGGAATGGATGCGACGGCTGATTTCCTGCGACATACACCGGCCAGCTAGGAAACCTCCACATTCACCTCGAAGACCCACCTGGGTGCACCTTAAACTATTTAGTCTATTTCTGTGTGCATAACTTGTGAGTGTAATATCTGCGACGTCATTTTTATTAGCAGTGAAAAAGGTACGTCAAGTGCTGGAGGTTTGTGGCTAACCGCTAAGCTAACCAACGGCTAGCTGGATTTcgttgtttattttatttgcctcGTTGAATACAGtcgtttttttaatctttctcaAGTTGGATTAATACTTATGTGTTGTATATAGACACTGCTTATAAGCTAGAGTCTGTCTAACCAcagcttgattttttttaaaggacataAATCATCTGACTTGTCACTTATGGCTCGTTAGTATCGCGGTACTGCAGCTAAGTTAGCCGTCAGCCACTTCTTGGCCTTTTAGAAACGTTAACTCCCTCCAAAGTAAAGATGCACCACCAGGACTTTTCCGGAGACCCTCCCGGCACCGGGAGCAGGAAAACGCACTACACCCACTACAGGAGGGGCAGTAGCGGTGCGTCTGCCTCCTCCGCAGCCGGCGGCAGTGGATCCAACGTGGTCGATGACAACCCAACCCAGGCTGGGTCCTCTTCTCCGGGACTCCACCACCAGCATCAGGCCCAGTCCCAAGTGGCTGGAGCtcaggtgaagaagaagagtggCTTCCAGATAACGAGTGTCACCTCAGCTCAGATTAACGTGAGTGGTAACAACAGTTTAGCTGATGACACTGAGAGCTATGATGATATGGATGagtcacacactgaggacctctcctcctctgagaTGCTGGATGTTTCTGTGTCGAGGGCCACGGATACAGGTGTGCCAGAGCGAAGCTCTTCCGATGAGACCTTAAACAGTCTGCATGGGGTCGACACACCCGGCATTGTGTCACCCAATGAGCCTCTTCATCCCCATTCCATCCCTCAGGGCTCTCAGCAGCATGCCTCCATGGTAAACGGGACCGTGCATCATTATTATCCTCAGCAGCACAGCCAGCCCCACCATCATCACTCTGACAGCTTGGGAGGAGGTGAACCCCCATTGCCAGCTCTCCCCGTCGCTCCCTTGGCTAGCTCCAGCCCAGCTATGGTTTCCAAAGCTGGGACTAGTCAGTCCCAGAGGCCACCAATGTTGGATAAAGCTGCAGGAGGGACAACCTCAGCTATTGTTGGTGGGGCAGCCACTGATCTACAAGGCAATGTGAACATTTCTAACGTGTCTGCtgtccctgctgctcctccttctGGGCTGCCAGGTTTTGACAATACAAGTGTGAGTGGGCAAGTGGCTTCTACTGGAGGAGGAACAGtccagcctgctgctgctgcccccaACACTCAACCCCAGCACACCCAAACTCAGACAGCCACCGGCTCTCGTTTCAGGGTGGTCAAACTAGACACTAACTCTGAGCCGTTCCGCAAAGGAAGATGGACGTGTACAGAGTATTATGAAAAGGAGGTTCAACATGCAACTACGTCTGAGGCACCAAAAGGTGCAGAGGTTGCTGCAGAGTCTGAGGCAGGTAACGCTGGTATTAATCCAGGCCCACCTGCTGTACAACCACCTCACACGCTGCAGCCCTATCAGCCACCGAGCCAGGACTTCACCAGTCCTCAAGCCATGCAGAGCCCACCACAGGGACTGGCCCAAACCGCCCCTCTCACCTATGTGTCACCGCAGGAGGTGGTCGGTGGAGCTCACATGCAGAAACCAGTTGCTCCTGTCGCTCTCCCTCCAGCAGCTCCACAGGTGACAGCACAGGCTGGTGTAAATCAGCCTCTTCCTGTAATGCCCCAACAGTTGCCCTATGCTGCGCAACCCCAGGGAGGTTACCCTGCGCCTCAGCTCCATGCAGGTGTCATGGCCCAAGGTAGTGTCCGGCAGCCAGACTTTATCCAGCCCACTGCTCCATTCCAGACCCAGGTCCAGCCTCCGCTGCCGCACATTACAACAGGAATCTCCATAGCACCAGGCCCCGGGGTCACAGCGCAGCCACCGGTCAGCATCACTCAGCAGCTACCCCATCAAGGTCAGGTGGCTCCACCTGCTTTGGCAACCTTTCCACCACAAACCCTGCCAACTCAGCCCCAACAACATCACCCACAGCCCCAACCTCAGCCCCCCTCCGCTGCCACAGTCCCAGTACCACCCCCCCAGGTGACCCCATACATGCCTCTGACTGCACTGCAAGCTGACCTCCAGCCCCTCCTCAACCCGGGTGCGACCCTAACCCAGAGTGTCGGAGTGAGCTCCCTAAAAGCCTCCCAGCTGGAGGACGCCCAAAAGCTTCTGTTCCAGCACCAAGGCCTGCTGGGTCTGCCCAGGCTTGGGGTGGCAGCAGGTGGAGAGGGAGCTGCAGAGGCCGGTGGCGCTGCTGGAAGCCTGGCGCACATGGGGA is a window encoding:
- the zgc:65895 gene encoding TSC22 domain family protein 1 isoform X1 is translated as MHHQDFSGDPPGTGSRKTHYTHYRRGSSGASASSAAGGSGSNVVDDNPTQAGSSSPGLHHQHQAQSQVAGAQVKKKSGFQITSVTSAQINVSGNNSLADDTESYDDMDESHTEDLSSSEMLDVSVSRATDTGVPERSSSDETLNSLHGVDTPGIVSPNEPLHPHSIPQGSQQHASMVNGTVHHYYPQQHSQPHHHHSDSLGGGEPPLPALPVAPLASSSPAMVSKAGTSQSQRPPMLDKAAGGTTSAIVGGAATDLQGNVNISNVSAVPAAPPSGLPGFDNTSVSGQVASTGGGTVQPAAAAPNTQPQHTQTQTATGSRFRVVKLDTNSEPFRKGRWTCTEYYEKEVQHATTSEAPKGAEVAAESEAGNAGINPGPPAVQPPHTLQPYQPPSQDFTSPQAMQSPPQGLAQTAPLTYVSPQEVVGGAHMQKPVAPVALPPAAPQVTAQAGVNQPLPVMPQQLPYAAQPQGGYPAPQLHAGVMAQGSVRQPDFIQPTAPFQTQVQPPLPHITTGISIAPGPGVTAQPPVSITQQLPHQGQVAPPALATFPPQTLPTQPQQHHPQPQPQPPSAATVPVPPPQVTPYMPLTALQADLQPLLNPGATLTQSVGVSSLKASQLEDAQKLLFQHQGLLGLPRLGVAAGGEGAAEAGGAAGSLAHMGMSAEASAFMVAAAAGLRTQHADGDEDSSSGASVVAIDNKIEQAMDLVKSHLMYAVREEVEVLKEQIKELMERNTQLEQENNLLKTLASPEQMAQFQAQVQTGGSPTSAAQPPLPGSVGTTQALPPTQNSGTSA